One stretch of Herpetosiphonaceae bacterium DNA includes these proteins:
- a CDS encoding type IIL restriction-modification enzyme MmeI, translating to MSIARHHAEWLSLLESSGPFLSLPVLLRAFPQGLDAIDPELARNVRLAYEEWADTVGSLRPDPAIHTAWIRFVLREVLELDEQTLLEGPAIPEMIKATLLEHGEVLRPDLIVQRVGRAEPSRMLIQIVPAGQDLNRPLAGRHWKASPATRMMELLHAAGVRLGLVTDGEQWMLVHAPRGETTGFATWYANLWIEERITLQSFRSLLHASRFFGVDEKGMIEALIAESAANQQDVTDQLGYQVRAAVEVLVQSLDRIDKDRNRALLAGIDERQLYEAALTVMMRLVFLFSAEERGLLRLGDALYDQHYAVSTLRAQLRAVADQHGEEVLERRHDAWSRLLAIFRVVYGGVQHEALRLPAYGGQLFDPDRFPFLEGRAVGTSWRTDIAQPVPIDNRTVLHLLEALQILQVKVPGGGAEPRRLSFRALDIEQIGHVYEGLLDHTAVRAREPVLGVQGSKDREPEVPLAALEALAANGEAALVAFLQEQTGRSPKALATALKPDLLIDINKLLIACDNDPALVERVRPFGGLLRLDSFGYPVVIAQGSVYVTAGTDRRTSGTHYTPRSLTEPIVQHTLDPLVYVGPAEGLPQEQWRLRSAAEILRLTVCDMAMGSGAFLVQACRYLSERLVEAWETIEAASPGRVVITPEGALSTGASDEQPLPRDAEERLAIARRIVADRCLYGVDKNPLAVEMAKLSLWLVTLQKDRPFTFLDHALRCGDSLLGVDLDQLTMWSLTRGQPVQRSWFTRQLEEALDTALHLRRRIAATTVRDVRDAERKARLLHEAEEAMSLVRLGADLLVSSTLASEKVRDDVRADVLHRFSLAADSFRQHREGRFTAQGAQPGQEALADLRREADNLLGQHRPFHWPLEFPEVFVEGHADAPNTQGVLEPFAALREPLLAGLQESAPEPCTPGFAAIVGNPPFQGGSMITGSLGTPYRDYLVEYVGSGKRGLADLCTFFFLRGHNLVKAGGHVGLIATNTIAQGDTRAVGLDQITARNFVITRAVPSRKWPGVASLEVAHVWLWKGDWSGSYVLDNQIVDGITSFLTVPGRVNGIPFRLVANEDKSFKGSDILGMGFVLDETEAQEILAKGSRYREVVMPFLNGEDLNTNYNQAPSRWIINFYDWPIERAQSYPECWRIIEERVRPERQRKKSDGTYILRNPLPHRYWQYNDKRPALYSTIASMNKVLVTAIVTKNLAFSFLETGVVISKNVIVFPFDQPCYLALLQSSCHEAWARKYSSTLETRLNYSPTDAFENFPFPASLVGLDIIGETYHEHRRQIMLSRQEGLTKTYNRFHNPTESAEDIAELRRLHLEMDQAVAGAYGWADLDLGHGFHETKQGVRFTMSEAARREVLDRLLLLNHQRYAEEVKAGLHDKGAKKGKGKQGKKVSEGQGELF from the coding sequence ATGTCGATTGCTCGTCACCACGCCGAATGGCTCTCACTGCTCGAATCCTCTGGCCCGTTCCTCAGCCTGCCGGTGCTGCTGCGCGCGTTTCCGCAGGGCCTCGACGCGATCGATCCTGAGCTGGCCCGCAACGTGCGGCTGGCCTACGAGGAGTGGGCCGACACGGTGGGCAGTCTGCGGCCCGATCCGGCGATCCACACCGCCTGGATTCGCTTCGTGCTGCGCGAGGTCTTGGAGCTTGACGAGCAGACGCTGCTCGAAGGACCGGCGATCCCAGAAATGATCAAGGCCACGCTGCTCGAGCACGGTGAGGTGCTGCGTCCCGATCTGATCGTGCAGCGCGTGGGCCGCGCCGAGCCGAGCCGCATGCTGATCCAGATCGTCCCGGCGGGCCAGGATCTCAACCGGCCGCTGGCCGGCAGGCACTGGAAGGCGTCGCCCGCGACGCGCATGATGGAGCTGCTCCACGCGGCCGGCGTGCGGCTCGGCCTCGTGACCGACGGCGAGCAGTGGATGCTGGTGCATGCGCCGCGCGGCGAGACCACCGGCTTTGCGACGTGGTACGCTAACCTGTGGATCGAGGAGCGCATCACGCTGCAATCGTTCCGCTCGCTGCTGCACGCCAGCCGCTTCTTTGGGGTGGATGAAAAGGGCATGATCGAGGCGCTGATCGCCGAGAGCGCGGCGAACCAGCAGGACGTGACCGATCAGCTGGGCTACCAGGTGCGCGCGGCGGTCGAGGTGCTGGTGCAATCGCTGGATCGGATCGACAAGGATCGCAACCGGGCGCTGCTGGCGGGCATCGACGAGCGGCAGCTCTACGAGGCGGCGCTGACGGTGATGATGCGGCTGGTCTTTCTCTTCTCCGCCGAGGAGCGCGGCCTGCTGCGGCTGGGCGATGCGCTCTACGATCAGCACTACGCCGTCTCGACACTCCGCGCGCAGCTGCGGGCGGTGGCCGACCAGCACGGCGAGGAGGTGCTGGAGCGGCGGCACGATGCCTGGAGCCGGCTGCTGGCAATCTTCCGCGTGGTCTACGGCGGCGTGCAGCACGAGGCGCTGCGGCTGCCGGCCTACGGCGGGCAGCTCTTCGATCCCGATCGCTTCCCGTTCCTCGAAGGCCGCGCCGTCGGCACGTCGTGGCGGACGGACATCGCGCAGCCGGTGCCGATCGATAACCGCACGGTGCTGCATCTGCTCGAAGCCTTGCAGATCCTCCAGGTCAAGGTGCCGGGCGGCGGCGCCGAGCCGCGCCGGCTCTCGTTCCGCGCGCTCGACATCGAGCAGATCGGACACGTCTACGAGGGCCTGCTCGATCATACCGCCGTGCGCGCCAGGGAGCCGGTGCTGGGCGTCCAGGGATCGAAGGATCGCGAGCCGGAGGTGCCGCTGGCAGCGCTTGAGGCGCTGGCCGCCAACGGCGAGGCCGCACTGGTCGCGTTCCTCCAGGAGCAGACGGGCCGCTCCCCGAAGGCGCTTGCCACCGCCCTGAAGCCCGATCTTTTGATTGACATAAACAAGCTGCTGATCGCCTGCGACAACGACCCGGCGCTCGTCGAGCGGGTGCGGCCCTTCGGCGGGCTGCTGCGGCTTGACAGCTTCGGCTATCCGGTGGTGATCGCCCAGGGCAGCGTGTACGTGACGGCAGGCACCGACCGGCGCACGAGCGGCACGCACTACACGCCGCGCTCGCTGACCGAGCCGATCGTGCAGCATACGCTCGATCCGCTGGTGTATGTCGGCCCCGCCGAGGGGCTGCCCCAGGAGCAGTGGCGCTTGCGCTCCGCCGCCGAGATCCTGCGGCTCACGGTCTGCGATATGGCGATGGGATCGGGCGCGTTTCTGGTACAGGCGTGCCGCTACCTCTCGGAGCGGCTGGTCGAGGCGTGGGAGACGATCGAGGCGGCCAGTCCGGGCCGGGTGGTGATCACGCCGGAGGGCGCGCTCTCGACGGGCGCGAGTGATGAGCAGCCGCTGCCGCGCGACGCCGAGGAGCGCCTGGCGATTGCCCGGCGGATCGTGGCCGACCGCTGTCTCTACGGCGTGGACAAGAATCCGCTGGCGGTGGAGATGGCGAAGCTCAGCCTGTGGCTGGTGACGCTCCAGAAGGATCGGCCCTTCACCTTTCTCGACCACGCGCTGCGCTGCGGCGACTCGCTCTTGGGCGTGGATCTCGACCAGCTCACGATGTGGTCGCTGACGCGCGGGCAGCCGGTGCAGCGCTCGTGGTTCACGCGGCAGCTTGAGGAGGCGCTCGACACGGCGCTGCACCTGCGCCGCCGGATCGCCGCGACGACCGTGCGCGATGTGCGCGACGCCGAGCGCAAGGCGCGGCTGCTGCATGAGGCCGAGGAGGCCATGAGCCTGGTGCGGCTGGGCGCGGATCTGCTGGTCTCAAGCACGCTGGCCTCGGAGAAGGTGCGCGATGATGTGCGGGCCGACGTCCTGCACCGCTTCTCGCTGGCCGCCGACAGCTTCCGCCAGCACCGTGAGGGACGATTCACCGCGCAGGGCGCGCAGCCCGGCCAGGAGGCGCTCGCCGACCTCCGCCGCGAGGCCGACAATCTCCTGGGCCAGCACCGCCCGTTCCACTGGCCGCTGGAATTTCCTGAGGTGTTTGTCGAGGGCCACGCCGACGCGCCGAATACCCAGGGCGTGCTTGAGCCGTTCGCCGCACTGCGCGAGCCGCTGCTGGCAGGGTTGCAGGAGTCCGCGCCGGAGCCGTGTACGCCCGGCTTTGCAGCGATCGTGGGCAATCCGCCGTTCCAGGGTGGATCAATGATAACTGGTTCACTCGGTACGCCTTACCGAGATTACTTGGTGGAGTATGTGGGAAGTGGGAAGCGTGGGCTAGCTGACCTATGTACCTTTTTCTTCTTGCGTGGACACAACCTCGTCAAAGCTGGCGGACACGTGGGCCTCATCGCAACTAATACAATTGCCCAAGGAGACACTCGTGCAGTTGGGCTAGACCAAATTACTGCGCGGAATTTTGTAATCACTCGTGCGGTTCCCAGTCGTAAGTGGCCCGGAGTGGCGAGTTTAGAGGTGGCACATGTTTGGTTATGGAAAGGAGATTGGAGCGGATCGTATGTGCTTGATAATCAAATTGTTGATGGCATTACATCCTTCCTGACTGTACCTGGACGAGTAAACGGTATACCATTCCGATTGGTTGCTAATGAAGATAAATCGTTCAAAGGTTCAGATATTTTAGGCATGGGATTTGTGCTGGATGAAACAGAAGCACAGGAAATCCTTGCTAAAGGTTCACGTTACCGCGAGGTGGTGATGCCATTCCTGAATGGAGAAGATCTAAATACAAATTATAATCAAGCCCCAAGTCGCTGGATAATTAACTTTTATGATTGGCCTATAGAACGCGCTCAGTCTTATCCTGAATGTTGGAGAATTATCGAAGAAAGAGTGCGTCCTGAGCGCCAACGAAAGAAATCAGATGGCACCTATATCCTTCGTAATCCTCTACCACATCGCTATTGGCAATATAATGACAAACGTCCTGCACTTTATTCAACCATCGCTTCAATGAATAAAGTATTGGTGACGGCTATCGTTACAAAGAACTTAGCGTTTTCTTTTTTAGAAACCGGAGTAGTTATTTCCAAAAACGTCATAGTTTTCCCATTTGATCAACCCTGCTACCTGGCACTGCTTCAGTCTTCATGCCATGAAGCATGGGCAAGAAAATATAGTTCTACACTTGAAACCAGATTAAACTATAGCCCAACGGATGCGTTCGAGAACTTCCCATTCCCTGCAAGCCTTGTAGGGCTGGACATCATCGGCGAAACGTACCACGAACACCGCCGCCAGATCATGCTCAGCCGCCAGGAAGGGCTGACCAAAACCTACAACCGCTTCCACAACCCCACCGAGTCTGCCGAGGACATCGCCGAGCTGCGCCGCCTGCACCTCGAGATGGATCAGGCGGTCGCGGGGGCCTACGGCTGGGCGGATCTCGACCTGGGCCACGGCTTCCACGAGACGAAGCAGGGCGTGCGCTTCACCATGTCCGAGGCGGCGCGGCGCGAGGTGCTGGACCGGCTGCTGCTGCTCAACCACCAGCGCTACGCCGAGGAGGTCAAGGCCGGGCTGCACGACAAGGGCGCGAAGAAGGGCAAGGGGAAGCAGGGAAAGAAGGTATCCGAGGGCCAGGGGGAGCTGTTCTGA